A single region of the Bdellovibrio sp. GT3 genome encodes:
- the tsaE gene encoding tRNA (adenosine(37)-N6)-threonylcarbamoyltransferase complex ATPase subunit type 1 TsaE, producing MSTILNSQTHIKSTTELKVFWQEFLPHLSDRCVLLLSGDVGAGKTTSVQAIAAILGMKDVQSPSFAIHLRYENAEGRAMDHLDLYRLNDDDDLESSGFWDLFAPKQGLVVIEWAQRLDYDYLPLNWQRVEVSITKGPNESERIINSRLL from the coding sequence ATGTCCACGATTTTGAATTCCCAAACCCACATCAAATCCACAACAGAACTTAAAGTGTTTTGGCAGGAGTTCCTGCCACACTTGAGTGATCGCTGTGTTTTGTTGTTAAGTGGGGATGTCGGTGCTGGCAAGACAACGTCGGTGCAGGCCATCGCTGCTATTTTGGGAATGAAAGACGTGCAATCACCTTCGTTTGCGATCCATCTGCGCTATGAAAACGCCGAGGGCCGCGCTATGGATCACTTGGATTTGTACCGCCTGAACGATGACGACGATCTGGAGAGCTCCGGTTTTTGGGATCTGTTTGCTCCTAAACAGGGATTGGTGGTGATCGAATGGGCTCAGCGTCTGGATTACGACTACCTGCCTTTGAACTGGCAACGGGTCGAAGTCAGTATCACCAAAGGTCCTAACGAATCCGAGCGCATTATCAATTCACGCCTGCTCTAA
- a CDS encoding pyridoxine 5'-phosphate synthase, producing the protein MKHKIRLGVNVDHVATLRQVRGGTTAYPNLLDMVKKSVKGGAEQITIHLREDRRHIQLEDVKLLSKECPVMLNLEMAATPQMVAYAKKYRPDWVCFVPEKRAELTTEGGLDVKKGFKKMAPMVEKLQRMGIEISMFIEPSIEQVEASYEIGADAVEFHTGKWVHLSGSKKTKEWNRLVDAAEWANYLGLNVHAGHGLDYAHSKEINKLPYLQEVNIGHSLVCYALEYGMEESVRKMRKILK; encoded by the coding sequence ATGAAACATAAAATTCGTTTGGGCGTGAATGTTGATCACGTCGCTACACTTCGTCAGGTTCGTGGTGGCACTACGGCTTACCCGAACCTTCTGGATATGGTTAAAAAGTCCGTAAAGGGCGGCGCAGAGCAAATCACGATTCATTTGCGCGAAGACCGTCGTCACATTCAGTTGGAAGACGTAAAGCTCCTTTCCAAGGAGTGTCCGGTGATGCTGAATTTGGAAATGGCCGCGACTCCGCAGATGGTGGCTTATGCCAAAAAATACCGTCCGGACTGGGTGTGCTTTGTTCCTGAAAAGCGTGCGGAACTGACCACTGAAGGTGGATTGGACGTAAAAAAAGGTTTTAAAAAAATGGCTCCGATGGTTGAGAAGCTTCAACGCATGGGAATTGAAATCTCCATGTTTATCGAGCCTTCCATTGAACAAGTTGAAGCATCCTATGAAATCGGCGCGGACGCGGTAGAGTTCCATACGGGAAAATGGGTTCACTTGTCGGGTTCCAAAAAAACCAAAGAATGGAATCGCCTGGTTGATGCTGCCGAGTGGGCAAATTACCTGGGGTTGAATGTGCATGCGGGCCACGGTCTGGATTATGCACACTCCAAGGAAATCAATAAGTTGCCATACCTGCAGGAAGTGAACATCGGACACTCTTTGGTTTGTTATGCGCTTGAATACGGAATGGAAGAGTCCGTTCGTAAAATGCGCAAAATCTTAAAGTAA
- the ftsH gene encoding ATP-dependent zinc metalloprotease FtsH: MRSTQKTLALWFFLIIMAVFLFQAYESKHQKLIGEFNYSKFTEAVKAKEVATVTFRQESSEILGEMKPEFEKKYNGLHFQIVGNTQDEGFKFLEANGITPNYERADNGGFFQSFIVNWLPLILIVAMFLFIMRQIQVGGGKAMSFGKSRARLLTEHKNRVTFKEVAGVDEAKDDLQEIVSFLKDPKKYTKLGGRIPKGVLLVGSPGTGKTLLARAVAGEAGVPFFTISGSDFVEMFVGVGASRVRDLFEQGKKNAPCLIFIDEIDAVGRHRGAGMGGGHDEREQTLNQLLVEMDGFESSEGVIMIAATNRPDVLDPALLRPGRFDRRVVVNKPDLKGREQILGVHTRKTPLGPDVDTSKIARGTPGFSGADLENLVNEAALVAARSDKKYLEMEDFEKAKDKVIMGSERKSMVISEEDKRVTAYHEAGHTLVNKKLPGLDPIHKVTIIPRGMALGVTQTLPEKESVSLSKSTAENMIAFLFGGRAAEEVIFKDVTTGAGNDIERATSIARRMVCEWGMSKLGPLAFEKSGGEVFLGMQYGHQGHKEYSEAKAEEIDAEVSKIINTGYAIAVRILTDNKQALESLTQALLEYETIDGHEVDMMINGAAVSEIEKYRNNRRDTNLALAEASGIGKKDDSGSDPVGNTGPVTI, encoded by the coding sequence ATGCGATCTACTCAGAAAACGCTGGCTCTATGGTTTTTCCTAATCATCATGGCTGTGTTTCTATTTCAAGCCTATGAGAGCAAGCATCAAAAACTAATTGGTGAATTCAATTACTCGAAATTCACCGAGGCGGTAAAAGCGAAGGAAGTCGCAACCGTTACATTCCGTCAGGAATCCAGTGAGATCCTGGGCGAAATGAAACCGGAGTTCGAGAAAAAGTACAACGGCCTTCATTTCCAAATCGTGGGTAACACCCAGGATGAGGGATTTAAATTTCTTGAAGCCAACGGCATCACGCCAAACTACGAGCGTGCTGACAACGGTGGGTTCTTCCAATCATTCATCGTGAACTGGTTGCCATTGATTTTGATCGTGGCGATGTTCCTGTTCATCATGCGCCAGATTCAAGTCGGCGGTGGTAAGGCGATGTCCTTTGGTAAATCCCGTGCGCGTCTTTTGACGGAGCATAAGAACCGTGTGACTTTCAAAGAAGTTGCGGGTGTGGATGAGGCGAAAGACGATCTTCAGGAAATCGTAAGTTTCCTGAAGGATCCAAAAAAATACACAAAACTGGGTGGCCGTATTCCAAAGGGTGTTCTTTTGGTGGGTTCTCCGGGTACAGGTAAAACCTTGCTTGCGCGCGCGGTAGCGGGTGAAGCGGGTGTGCCGTTCTTTACAATTTCCGGTTCTGACTTCGTTGAGATGTTCGTGGGTGTGGGCGCTTCCCGTGTCCGTGACTTGTTTGAACAAGGTAAGAAAAATGCTCCGTGCTTGATCTTTATTGACGAGATCGATGCTGTAGGTCGCCATCGTGGTGCCGGCATGGGTGGTGGTCATGACGAGCGTGAGCAAACTCTGAATCAGCTTCTGGTTGAGATGGACGGTTTTGAATCCTCTGAAGGTGTGATCATGATCGCAGCGACGAATCGTCCTGACGTTCTGGATCCTGCACTTCTGCGCCCAGGTCGTTTCGACCGTCGCGTGGTTGTGAACAAACCAGATCTTAAAGGCCGTGAGCAAATCCTGGGCGTACATACTCGCAAGACTCCACTGGGTCCTGACGTGGATACTTCTAAAATCGCTCGTGGTACTCCGGGCTTCTCGGGTGCAGACCTTGAGAACCTGGTGAATGAGGCAGCCCTGGTGGCCGCTCGTTCTGACAAAAAGTATCTTGAGATGGAAGACTTTGAAAAAGCCAAAGACAAAGTGATCATGGGTTCTGAAAGAAAATCCATGGTGATTTCTGAGGAAGACAAGCGTGTGACTGCGTACCATGAAGCAGGCCATACACTGGTAAATAAAAAACTTCCAGGTTTGGATCCGATCCACAAAGTGACGATCATTCCTCGCGGCATGGCTTTGGGTGTGACTCAGACTCTTCCAGAAAAAGAATCTGTGTCGTTGTCCAAGTCCACAGCTGAAAACATGATCGCCTTCTTGTTCGGTGGTCGTGCAGCTGAAGAAGTGATCTTTAAAGATGTAACGACAGGTGCGGGTAACGATATTGAACGCGCCACTTCCATCGCTCGCCGCATGGTGTGTGAATGGGGTATGTCGAAACTGGGTCCTTTGGCGTTTGAGAAATCAGGCGGGGAAGTGTTCCTGGGTATGCAATATGGACATCAAGGCCACAAAGAATACTCTGAAGCAAAAGCGGAAGAGATCGATGCGGAAGTTTCTAAAATCATCAACACAGGTTACGCAATTGCGGTTCGTATCCTGACTGATAACAAGCAGGCTTTGGAATCTTTAACTCAAGCATTGCTTGAATACGAAACGATCGACGGTCACGAAGTGGACATGATGATCAATGGTGCTGCGGTTTCTGAAATTGAAAAATACAGAAATAACCGCCGCGATACGAACCTGGCTCTGGCAGAGGCCTCCGGGATCGGCAAGAAGGACGACTCGGGTTCTGATCCGGTCGGTAACACAGGGCCAGTGACTATATAG
- the glmM gene encoding phosphoglucosamine mutase, which yields MEKKTAKLFGTDGIRGTANQYPMTADMVVKIGQAIGHILQKQKYNAHPSLRKVVIGKDTRLSGYMIEQALASGLNSMGVHVQLVGPLPTPGIGYLTRTMRAVAGIVISASHNPFHDNGIKVFGADGFKISEDMEREIERLVLEEDLNALLPPSKEIGRTRRIDDSQGRYIVYCKGTFPLEYTLDGMRIVLDTANGASYKVAPSIFQELGAEVIQMGDDPNGTNINDKVGALYPQKLAEAVVQYRADVGISLDGDADRVIMVDEKGDIVNGDRILAICALHMKERGLLKKNTLVATQMSNFGLEKAMNDAGINVVKVGVGDKYVVEEMRKNGYNLGGEQSGHIIFLDHTTTGDGCIAALGVLAVMKQTNKRVSELARVFEDMPQVLINCRVKRRQELDQLKGYNELIKDIERKLAGNGRVFVRFSGTEPVIRVLVEGKDKAEISHFAEEIASFLEKELS from the coding sequence GTGGAAAAGAAAACAGCAAAACTTTTTGGAACAGACGGTATTCGCGGGACTGCCAATCAGTACCCAATGACAGCGGATATGGTTGTAAAAATCGGTCAGGCGATCGGTCATATTCTTCAAAAGCAAAAATACAATGCACATCCGTCTCTGCGTAAAGTGGTTATCGGTAAGGACACGCGTCTTTCCGGTTACATGATTGAACAGGCTCTGGCGAGCGGTTTGAACTCCATGGGTGTTCATGTGCAGCTGGTGGGACCACTTCCGACTCCAGGTATCGGTTACTTGACTCGCACAATGCGTGCGGTGGCGGGGATCGTGATTTCAGCTTCTCACAATCCGTTTCATGATAACGGGATCAAAGTGTTCGGAGCTGATGGATTTAAAATTTCAGAAGATATGGAGCGCGAAATCGAACGCCTGGTTTTGGAAGAGGATTTGAATGCTCTTCTGCCACCATCAAAAGAAATCGGTCGCACTCGTCGTATCGACGACTCCCAAGGTCGTTACATCGTTTATTGCAAAGGCACATTCCCCTTGGAATACACTTTGGATGGAATGCGTATCGTTCTGGATACTGCCAACGGTGCTTCCTATAAAGTCGCTCCGTCCATTTTCCAGGAGCTGGGAGCTGAAGTTATTCAAATGGGTGATGATCCCAATGGCACAAACATCAACGACAAAGTCGGTGCTTTGTATCCGCAAAAATTGGCGGAAGCTGTGGTTCAGTACCGCGCTGACGTGGGTATCAGTCTTGATGGTGATGCGGATCGCGTGATCATGGTGGACGAAAAAGGTGATATCGTAAACGGGGACCGTATTCTTGCAATCTGTGCTTTGCACATGAAAGAGCGTGGTCTTTTGAAAAAGAACACCTTGGTGGCAACACAAATGTCGAACTTCGGTCTGGAAAAAGCCATGAACGATGCGGGCATCAACGTGGTTAAAGTCGGCGTTGGTGACAAGTACGTTGTCGAAGAGATGCGTAAAAATGGTTACAACCTGGGTGGCGAACAATCCGGCCATATCATCTTCCTGGATCACACCACAACAGGTGACGGCTGTATCGCAGCCTTGGGTGTGTTGGCAGTTATGAAGCAAACCAATAAGCGTGTGAGTGAACTTGCGCGCGTGTTTGAAGACATGCCTCAAGTGTTGATCAATTGCCGCGTAAAACGTCGTCAAGAGCTTGATCAGCTTAAAGGCTACAACGAGTTGATTAAAGATATCGAAAGAAAATTGGCTGGCAACGGCCGCGTCTTTGTCCGCTTCTCAGGAACCGAACCAGTGATTCGTGTTTTGGTGGAAGGTAAGGATAAAGCCGAAATTTCCCATTTTGCAGAAGAGATCGCGTCCTTCCTTGAGAAAGAACTTAGCTAA
- the cdaA gene encoding diadenylate cyclase CdaA, whose protein sequence is MLQQFLDNLIFIVQHLRVQDAIDMILVWMVVYRILVLIKRTGTIQMLSGLGVLAIGYILSIWLELFTFNWILEKFFSNLFVIVVVLFQAEIRRALAHIGSNPFFSDASTVQETQVIEEIAKGVIQTAQKGFGALVVVEREIVIDYHIEFGTEMESKVTSELLVSIFHPESPMHDGAVLIRNGKIHSAGCFLPLSKNPVLDKNLGTRHRAAIGLTEETDALVFVVSEENKSIGIVQGGHLSPNVELGDIRKALYETFGLKYKAFSQQGDLS, encoded by the coding sequence ATGTTGCAGCAGTTTTTAGACAACCTGATCTTTATCGTTCAGCATTTGCGCGTGCAAGATGCGATCGACATGATTTTGGTGTGGATGGTTGTTTATCGAATTCTGGTTTTGATCAAACGCACAGGTACAATTCAAATGCTCTCAGGATTGGGAGTTCTGGCAATCGGGTACATCCTGAGTATCTGGCTTGAGTTGTTCACGTTTAACTGGATTCTTGAAAAGTTCTTCTCAAATTTGTTTGTGATCGTGGTGGTTCTGTTCCAGGCCGAGATTCGTCGAGCCCTGGCACACATCGGTTCCAACCCGTTCTTCTCAGACGCTTCCACAGTGCAGGAAACCCAGGTGATCGAGGAGATCGCCAAGGGTGTGATTCAAACTGCGCAAAAGGGCTTTGGTGCCCTTGTCGTGGTGGAGCGTGAGATCGTGATCGATTATCATATTGAATTCGGCACCGAAATGGAATCCAAAGTCACTTCGGAGTTGCTGGTATCCATTTTCCACCCGGAAAGTCCTATGCATGATGGAGCAGTGCTGATTCGCAATGGTAAAATTCATTCTGCGGGCTGCTTTTTGCCTTTAAGCAAAAATCCGGTTTTGGATAAGAACTTGGGGACGCGTCACCGTGCCGCTATCGGGTTAACGGAAGAGACCGATGCCTTGGTGTTTGTGGTTTCTGAAGAAAATAAATCCATTGGTATCGTTCAAGGGGGGCACCTGAGTCCGAATGTGGAGCTGGGTGATATCCGTAAAGCGTTGTACGAAACGTTTGGTCTTAAGTACAAAGCCTTCTCACAGCAAGGAGATCTGTCATGA